GTGTTAGTTGGATCCTCTTACTAGGGAAACGAGTGATATCTCTGGATTCAGAGTTTGAGGATAGTCCTGGACCCGTGCTTGCTGATATTGGGTTGGATTCTGGATCAAGTGTTGCAGATTCTGCTGAAATAACTCAGCCAAGTTTTGGTATGCTTAGAGCCAAAAGCCAAAGTTCATTTGTCTTGTCAGTTTTATAAATGGTGGTTGCTGTTTTTCTTTCAGGGGATAATATTAGTTGGATGCATGAAGTCAGTGTGCGCACTTCACTGACCAATGATACTATCGAGGTACTTATCTTCTAGGAACTAGTACCTGTATTGTTCACATTGACTCTGTTTttctgtatgttttttttttttttggcgatTCTTGATTCTTACAACATGATTAGTTGGTGACTTCATTGTTCAGGGGGTGGTGCTCTTTCATTTGTTACTCTTATTGAAGTTGTTTGATTTTTTGCTGTTATgttgatttatttaaaaaatcaggTTGATTCTGAGcaagagaaagaaaatataaGCATTGAGAATATGGGTCGAAAAAAGCAGATCAGAAGTTGTAAGAGTAGGATTATTACGGGTGGAGAATTGCCCAAAAAGCAGCTGTCGAGAGAAGAAAAAATCCGTGCAATGGAGGAAAAGAAGTTAAGAAAAGAGGTAAGTGTTGTTTACATGgcttttctatatttattttcctgATGAATAGTTAACTGAGTTTCATCATCCAGGAAGAGAAGTTACAGAAAGCTATTGAAGCTGAGCGTAAAAAGTTAGAGAAAGAAAAGCAGAAGTGGGAAAAGGGAAAGTTAGCTCTGAAATCTATCGTTGCTGAGATTGATACCAAAGTAGTCGAAGGATCCATTGGAGGTAAGAAAATTCTCTattgtttgtattatgaatggTTGTCGATGACGAGTATAGACACTGAGTGTTTCTTTCTGGTATAATTTTAACACAGGACTTCTACTTTCAAGGTTCTCTGAGAAAGGCATTTCATTCCGTGTAGCCCCTAATCCTATTGAGAGATCCATTGTCTGGACGATGACAATTCCAGAGGATATTGCTCTGGTTTGAATAAAATCTCAGTCACTTTGATTTTCGAATTTGTTTAAATGTTCATTAACTTGCTTTCATCATGAGTCTCGTAACTGACATGTTGAAAGTAGTTCTTAGAGCCCATAACTTGCAAGTAGAATCATCTCCCTATCCTTGTTTATTGTGTTTCAAAGCCTTTCTATGATTTATGGATCACATACTCTTCTGTGTTGCTAATTTCTTTTCATCATACGTTTAGTGTTGGTAGTTAAAGCTATGATTTTCATCTCTGAATTGTCTTCCTTGCATATGGGCAATGTTTATCAAAATTGTTTTGCTTTTATTTCCGCCAAAAGTATGCTTACTTTTAAACACCCATCATGAAGAAATAGATTACTTTTTATTAGAAAGATAACGATCCTTCATAACACCTGACACTAAACTGAGTAAcattttatgaaatataaataGAACCAAAGCAAGATATCCTtttatctatgggttgaagggGCTTAGAAGATTAGTACGTGACTAAACTATATGAATCATCTGTACCAAATGTCTTATATCTTCTTTTCTCTACTGCAGGCTTTCCCAGAAGGGCCAACGATTTGTTATGTCGTACTAGTGTATGAGGCTGAAGAATTTTGTAACCTTGTTGCTGATGAAAAATTTCTAGAAAACATCACAAGAGTTCAGGACCGATACCCATCTTATACGGTGTGCTGTCTCACCAATAAGTTAATGTCTTATGTAAAGAAAAGGTGTGTCTAGAAGGTAAATTggtgttacatttatcattatGAAGAAGCTGAATAAAACTAATCTTCTAGGGAAAAGGAAGAGTACAAGAACCCGGGAAGCTGGAGACGGCCTCCCATCGATGAGGTAATATAGTAGTACCTGATGAGCATGTCTTGAGAGGATAGCTTCTTTATTGCTTCCTGAAACATACTTCCGTGGTATTTGATTTGTGTTTACAGGTACTTGCAAAATTAACTACTCACTATGTAAGAGTACATTCCAGAGACTGTGTAGACGAGGCTGAGGTCGCTGAACATGTAGTTGGGTTAACTACCAGTCTGGCTTCTTGTCAGTTCAGGTattaaaatctatactatttcAGGTACAAAGTATGTTAGAAAGTAGTTTCAATTTCCACTGCGCCAAAGATCTCTTGATGTATTACCATGCAGTTAAACGAGTTAATGATATCAAGATCTCGCATCAAAAGTTTATGTTAAACCTACAAAACCATCTTATATGTGGCCAATTGTGTATTTTAGCTGCGTGGTTTTGAAGTAAGATCAATTGTTTGATGCACAGGAAGAAACTAACTATGTTATCAGTAAACGCTAATGGTGCATTAGTCTCCAAGGATTCAGTTGACAAACACTTGATTAAAAAGAGTCCATGGTAAGCTCAAGTCAATTAAACGTTTTAAGTTTctctgaatcttttttttttaataaggtTTGTGTATAGGTTAAAAGCGTTAGTGGCAATACCAAAGGTGCAGCCAAGATACGCGGTAGCAGTGTGGAAGAAATATCCATCTATGAAGTCTCTTCTTAAGGTTTATATGGACCCTAGCATATCGGTGAGTACAACATgcctatttttttatttaattcagtTTTCATCATTTTAACGGTTTTCTGAAGCAAGTATAATGGGAAACACAGATTCATGAGAAGGAGTTTCTACTGAAAGACTTGAAAGTAGAAGGTTTAGTAGGAGGAGATATAAGGTTAGGTGAGGTTTGTTCAAAGCGGATATACAGAGTTCTTATGTCTCCAAGTGGAACCATTAAGACTGATGATGTTGAAAACGGTGCTGCTTTTTTCACACATTAGGGTCGTAAGCAGTCAAGGTTTTGATCAAAAACCCATttctaatataaattatatgtttGATTCCTTTTTAGTTTCGATTCAAATATGAaggtttgttcaaaaaaaaatatgataaatttcaATCAAAttagttattttctttttagaaaaaaaaaaacaatccatCTCTAATTGGGTTATttaacatattagattttggtTCTCTTTTTAGATTTGGGTTGCAGCTATGAAAGAtctattataaatatatgactTGAACGCAACTATACATGTTTTTGTATGGTGAATGAACAAAATAATGGTTCCActtcaatgattttttttttttgaaaaattgctAGAAATTAAGTGTAGTTTTGGTTTGTTAAATTTATGAATACAAATatgtaattatataaaaaactatatatactcAACAGAGTGGCACACACCAGAAGATGAATAAATGAAGCTAAGCTATCACAAATGAGGACAAACAAACTGTTACAAAATGAATTGAATCACTAACAAACAATTATAAACATCAAAGAAACAGTAATATATCACCAAACCATTACATTACAATACAAAACTATATACATGTAGCATTACAATAATCAAAACGATAATAGAAAAAATTGCCCAAAAAACAAGTTTTGATTGAAGAACTCTCgcctcaacaaaaaaaataataacataaatgAAGTGGTGTTTTTACTTGTTGGACCACTGAAATTCGATTTCAAGGTTTCTGGGGCCACTTTTGCTTTCTGGTAACAAACTGTATTCACCTGCAACTGCTCCCAGCATTACCACCCGGTCGATTTGGATCGTTACTTTCCCGAATGAACTCTGCAGAAGAGACACACTAGTTCAGATATAGACAACAAAATTGAATCAGTTGAATATGAGTGAAGTTCGATGGACATATATACCTTTCCCATTTTGCTCTTGTTCTTGCATGAAATGTGGAGTTTTTGACCTTTGGGAGGGCTCTCAAATGACCATGAGAAACTCTCATCCCACTCTGGATTTGGACCGGTCGATATCACCTTAATAAACAGAACGATACAGTTATTTAGTTTCTACTAGTCACAGTAAGCTGAAGAAAAGGGTGATGGAGTCATTTCTTACCTTGGTTTGTCTAGGAGGTGTGTTACCAAGTGTTATCTTGCAGAACACGCTAGGGTTACCAACGGATTGCTTCATGTTATTACCGCGTTTGATTGTGACCACTAGAGTTCCTGGCAAGCATTGCAAGAGGAATTCAGCTTTCTCCTGGAACCGCGGTGGACCTGATTGAATTAGGTACTGAAGTAGAGGGATAGCGTCTGCAGCAGCCACTGACTGGGCCCTGGAAACTTCAGCAGGACATGCTGACCAAGCTTGTCTGAGAAGAAACAACGCATCCAAGGCAGCTTCTTGAGTTGCCTCTGACCCTGTCTTAAGGGATGTAACTAGATGCGGTATACTAAGTGTTGCAGGCTCGGTGGCTCTTAGCCGAGGGAAGTTGTTAAACAAAGAGTTTAAAGCTTTTAGATACTCGTCATTCACCGTTCCAGTGGCCCACAAGTCCTTCTCAATAGCAGCTACAAAGCAAAACAGAGATACTGTATAAGGAACGAGCAGACGAAATGATACAGAAGGAACGGAGATTTTTCTCACCAGTAATTGCTCTGACGGTCTCGCTAGATGCGTATTCTTGCACGGTGTGATTAGAGAAGAGTAGTTTTACGAACATTGCAGCCTGAACAGATGTATCCGGGTCACTGGAGCTGATCAGATCTAAGACGACCTGCACACCACCTGCTTCGGCAACCGCTCTTTTGTTGGAACGGCTATACATAACAAGGTTTTGCAGAGCACATATAGCCACTACTTTCATTTCTTCCGTAGGTTGCTCTTCAAGGACATTGACTAAAGCACGGCAAGCAGAAGCTGCGTCTGTGCTTCTAGCGAGTGCTTCGTTTTGGAAAAGATCACCTAGAGCCAGAGTTGCCAATAATCGCGCCTGCTGAGCTTGAGTCTGTGGATCCAAGAGGTACTGGGACAAGGGTAATATCGCAGTCTTGGTGGCTTTTGAATCTCTAATCTTCACGTTGTTGAGAAGTACCTCGAGCAGTCTCGCAGCTGTGTCCTCACACTGATGGGACCTTAGAAGATCAAGAAGAGCTTCTATGGCTCCGCTTTCAGCCATGGATTCAGCACTTGTTCCATCGTCACTTTCCAACACTAGGAGAGTGTTGAGTGCACCAACCACGGTGTTTTCAGATGCAGAGCGTAGCAGTCTTACGAGAACAGCAACAGGAACTTCCAGGTAAAACTCGGAGCTAAATTGCAAGATGACTACCAATATTGATGCTGCGGACTCCCATAAAACATTGGAAAGCGATGGATCGGCTTGCAGTATCACCTTGGACAGCTCACTCACACCACCTTCTTTAGCTATTTCATTTGGCCATGTTAGAGCAATGCTGACCAGAGCTTTCACAGCTCTCTGCTGCAATAGGTGTATACCAGATCCAAGAACATGGATTAAGGGACCAATCGCAAGTTGTGTTAATGGATCCTTCTGCAGATGCTCCTCCAAGAGCAAATGAGACAGAAGCTCAGCTGCCAATTGCTGTACTGCTGGGGATGTAGAATCCAGCAGTGGGATGAGCGGCTCAATCACTTGGTGCGGATTGAGTGTATAATCAGCTCGGCATTGTGGATGTTCTAAGATATTGACTAGAACTTGCAGCGCACTGTGCTGCCCGTCAGGTCCAAACTCCAGCCTCGTCAGCAAATTGAAAAGAGGCTCAACCACTTTCGCAGCAGATTGGCCCTTGGCAATAGTAGCGTTATTTGTAAGGATGCGAAGTAGTTCTGAAAATGCAGCACAAAGAAAATCCGGAGCTTCATGGAGAATATCAAGTACGCAATCGATAACTCCAGCTTTCACCATTTCTAGTTTACATGCAGGCCTGTCCTTACCTAGCTTTACTAGAGCCCTTGATATAGCCTCATGGAGTACATAGTTTCTACCATAGAGAAGGCCAACAAGAGGAACCACCGCACCATGAGCTGCAACTAGTTCAGCCAGTTGTTCATCATCGACAAGCTTGTCCAGCGCTCGCACAACCGAATGTTGTGCAGGGCTGAATTCACTCACAAGGAGAGAGACGAGAGGCTCAACACAGCGTGCTGCAGCAACCGTAGACCTAATCCTTGTGTTTGCAAACAGAACATAACACAATTCTGCCGCATCCCCCTTCAGTTCCATCGAACAGTTTGAAGAAAGGATCCTGCAGAGAACATCCACCGCATTCATCTCCACATCTGCGACTGCCAGTGCTCGAGATGGATTATCACTCAGCAGCCTAACAAGTGCAGCAATAGCAGCATGTTGCTCTCTCTCTGAACCAGTACTGAGAATTTCTACCAATGGCTGAACAGCTTGTCTAGAGGACTCTGCATTTCTTATATGGTCAGCAGTAAAGAGACTATCCAATGCCTTGGCGGCACTGTACCTTGCTCCTCTTCCACCTAGTCGCAGAACTGCTACAAGTTGGCTGACAGCGCCAAATGCTGACTCGTGCCTTCGAATTTCAGCACTGCTAAATAAGATGCCTAAAAGAACCGTTGCAGCTTCCTCTTGTTCATCCTGTGGTCCAAGAGAAAGATATTTGGAGAGGCCCTCAAGAGCACCTGACTCTACCATGACAATCATGTTTTGTGTACAGTCTCCAGCCAGCAGAGTTAGAAGATTAAGTGCAAGTAGAGGAGCACCGGGGCGGTCTGGAATTGGCTTAAGAAGTTCAACAAGTAAGGGAATCGCCTTTCGTGAAGTAGCCCCAACTCTAATATCTTCAACTCGAAAAAGCCTCTCAAGGGCGACTTGGTCTGGGTAACGCACTAGCATGAACTCCTGTGACAACTGCAGAAGTTCTTTTATGTCATCATCAGAACAACCAAGCAACGATATGAACCCAGCCGCAGCACCAGAGTTTGCAACAGATAAAAGAGTTCCCCTACTACCATTACAGACAAGACTAGCTAGCGCTTGTGCTGCAAAATATCTGTCGGCATATTCCTCTGACTTCACAAGATTTGAGAGCACTGGAACAGCTTTCATTGTTGCATTTGCGCGAGTGATTTCTCTGTCCTGGAAAAGTATGGCTAGCAGTAAAGCACATACCCAAATGTTGGTGTCTTCTCCATCATCAGCCTGCAATGTATTAAAGTATTAGCAGTAAAAACAATATAGACGACAACCTAGCGTCCAAAATGAGTCAGAATGTAAAATGCTAGCACAGATTCATAATATGGCTTTTTATAATTTGCTTCGAATAAACTGTGATCTCGAAGAATGCAATCTATAAGAGATTTGAATACCTGGAGAAAACGGTTGCCTATTCTATCAGTAATCAACTCGATGCCTTCTGACTCCAATATAACTGCTCTGCTCTTTTCATCATGACAAGAAAGAACCGAGAGCAACCAGATGGCTAAGTTGTCACCAGAAAGAAGTGTTACCCCCGTGGAACCCTCCCTACTTTCTGtggcctcttcttcttcttcatcttcctccttTTCTTTTGGATGAATGCATATGAAGATATTATCTCTCTCATCCTTATCCTGATCTTGCACAGAAGGTGAATCTAGAATCCGCACAAGTGCTTGAACGAATTTGGCACACAATTGTGTCTCGTTCAGATTCTCAATCATCCTCTGGTCGTCAACTTTGGCAGCACATATAATAATAGCAGCTCcaccaatttttattttagggtCCCTGGAATTTATCACCCTTTTAGCTATAGATGACACGCAATCTCTGGCATTGTTGACCATGTTTCCCAAAACTATTGGTTGATCTCGGCAAAGTCTTGACAACACTTCAATAGCTTTATCCTGTAAAGAGGGATTGGCGACACTCACTATAGATGAGACTATTGGGGCCATACTGCTAGGGGATTCAGCCAAAACAACCCACGCTGGCTTTACATTTCCAATAACTCTTGCCCTTGAGAATATAGCTAGCGCATCTAGGGCCTCAGAAATTGCATCAGATCTTCCGTCGGCAGATTCTAGAAGAGACACTAAAGCGAGCACTGTTCCAGCACGGTTCACAGAATCTGTCAACGCGGAATTAATTTGGTGACGACTAAGCAGGCGAGCAATTGCAGCAGCTGCAAGAGTCTTCCCAGACACTGTTCCCTCACGTAAGATTCTAGTCGCCGACAAAATAATATCTTCGACAATGACCTTCTCTGACACTTCACTGTCCAATATAAGATTAGCCAACGCGCACATTCCTTGCTCAGCGACTTCTAGAACGGATGAGTTTGAAAGAGAAATCAGAGTAGGCAATGCTTCTCTGGCGGCAATGGCCACATCTCGATTCTCCTTAATTGAGAGTAAAATTGCAGCCATACATCGGGAAGACTCAACAAGGATCTTCTCAGAATCCCCATGTAAAAGTTTTATGGCCGACAAGAGAGTTTTGAGGGCTAGAGCGCTTTCACGCAAATCCTTTCTGCTGTGGAATATAGCTGCAAGAGCTGAGGCTGAATTTGCTTGAGTTTCTTCTTTAGCAGAGCTCATCAACTTGATCATCGTCTCAATAGCATCATTTGAAGCACTTCCTTCACGTAACATGTCACTGAATGGGACCACAGAAAGCATGCTTTTTAATGCATCCAAAACATACATTTTAGACTCAGGTAGCTCGCTGGTCAGCAAAGCAGTAAGCTGACTGATTGTTGCAGTATCTGATTTATGAATCAAATGATTTAACGTCTTGGCAGCAATTTCCTTACCATTGGCACTGCCATTCTTTAGTAGCCACAGCAGAGCAGGGACAGCATCAGCACTTTCAACACAAGCACGTATATCTTCGCTGTGATTGCACAAGTTCCTAAGGATAGTTGCAGAATCTTCCCTGGCTTTGGCAGACCCTGTCTCTAAAATCTGAACAAGTGGAGGTATACCTCCGGCGGCAGTGATGGCCCACTTGCTTTCATCATTTTCGTTAGACAAAAGGCATAGAAGTGCAACAGCGCATTCTTGCTGCTGTTCGGATGAAAGACCCAGAAGAGATATCAACAATTGTATCCCTTCACGTCCCTGTAGTGCTTGCCACAGGCTACCTTCATGGTTACACATCATCAGAAGAGCCTTTACAAGCTCATCTTGAACCTCATTAGCTGCCATTGTTACTAGACCAACAAGTAAATGTTTTGCATCCGAGTTGGAAAGTTTAACAGAGAGTATTGAATTCCCGTACAAACTTGCAAGTGCTTCAATGGTGCGTTCTTGAACAAGAAATGGTAGACGAGGCTTGAACTGTTTCAGAAGAGTCTGCTCAACGACCAATGGATCTGATGCCCTGGTCGTTTCTGCTTTGCCATCATATATCATCAAAGCTGAAGCTAAAGCCCCAAGAGTGTCGGCAGTCTGAGCAGGCGAGGAGCATGATTCAAGACTCTGGCCAAGGCTTGATATGACATATGACAAACCACCGGAAATATTGGCAAGGGCACACATGGCATTTTCTTGTAATGCTTGGGCATATTCACCTTGCATGAATTCTTTTGACGGAGCTATTGTTGCATTTATTAAAACAGGAATACCATTAGAATTAGCGATTTCTCGCTTTGCTTCTTTAGATTGAGCAGAAAGCGACTTGAGAGCAGCAGCAGCCTCTGCCCTAACTGAGGCCTCATTGCCTGATCCTAACAACTTGAGAAGCTGTTTTGTAATGTCCGTAGTCAACACACTGGAGCAAACAGATGCATCCTCCATCATCATGCAAGCAAGAAGGAAGCACACATTAGAGACTGTACTCGACTGCCCGCTGGTAAGCAGCTTCACAAGTACATCCACTCCCCCAGCTCGAATCGTCTCAGGCCAAAATCCTTCTGTGGTGCTAGAGAGGTTCTTAAGTGCACCAGTTAACAAACCATCAACCTCTCCCTTCTTATTCCCACTGCGCAACTGGTCCCACAGAACCGGTACAACTCCCTCAGTAGAAAATATTTTCGATCCAACATGGTCTTTCACCCCACCTTCAGAAACAGCATAGATTGTCTTTGCTGCAGCGATCTGCCCTTCAACTGAACTCGACTTGAGAAGACCAAGCAACGGAGGAATGCATCCCCCAAGTAACACCTTAACTCTAAGTTCGTTCTC
The nucleotide sequence above comes from Brassica napus cultivar Da-Ae chromosome A9, Da-Ae, whole genome shotgun sequence. Encoded proteins:
- the LOC106365191 gene encoding crossover junction endonuclease EME1B-like is translated as MEDHILISDGEDPATPLPSLSKRPRKDPISAILISDSDPTPFKQQPESSSTPLFVPDTPLSDEFSLVKCSFASNREDKFSGKRVISLDSEFEDSPGPVLADIGLDSGSSVADSAEITQPSFGDNISWMHEVSVRTSLTNDTIEVDSEQEKENISIENMGRKKQIRSCKSRIITGGELPKKQLSREEKIRAMEEKKLRKEEEKLQKAIEAERKKLEKEKQKWEKGKLALKSIVAEIDTKVVEGSIGGLLLSRFSEKGISFRVAPNPIERSIVWTMTIPEDIALAFPEGPTICYVVLVYEAEEFCNLVADEKFLENITRVQDRYPSYTVCCLTNKLMSYVKKREKEEYKNPGSWRRPPIDEVLAKLTTHYVRVHSRDCVDEAEVAEHVVGLTTSLASCQFRKKLTMLSVNANGALVSKDSVDKHLIKKSPWLKALVAIPKVQPRYAVAVWKKYPSMKSLLKVYMDPSISIHEKEFLLKDLKVEGLVGGDIRLGEVCSKRIYRVLMSPSGTIKTDDVENGAAFFTH
- the LOC106368708 gene encoding protein CELLULOSE SYNTHASE INTERACTIVE 1, with the translated sequence MASALGWRFASSNGNGLAPNDTDMKIPDSEPQTPHSTTKMSLRERTTSMEDPDGTLASVAQCIEQLRQGSSSAQEREYCLKQLLDLIEMRENAFSAVGSHSQAVPVLVSLLRSGSLGVKIQAATVLGSLCQENELRVKVLLGGCIPPLLGLLKSSSVEGQIAAAKTIYAVSEGGVKDHVGSKIFSTEGVVPVLWDQLRSGNKKGEVDGLLTGALKNLSSTTEGFWPETIRAGGVDVLVKLLTSGQSSTVSNVCFLLACMMMEDASVCSSVLTTDITKQLLKLLGSGNEASVRAEAAAALKSLSAQSKEAKREIANSNGIPVLINATIAPSKEFMQGEYAQALQENAMCALANISGGLSYVISSLGQSLESCSSPAQTADTLGALASALMIYDGKAETTRASDPLVVEQTLLKQFKPRLPFLVQERTIEALASLYGNSILSVKLSNSDAKHLLVGLVTMAANEVQDELVKALLMMCNHEGSLWQALQGREGIQLLISLLGLSSEQQQECAVALLCLLSNENDESKWAITAAGGIPPLVQILETGSAKAREDSATILRNLCNHSEDIRACVESADAVPALLWLLKNGSANGKEIAAKTLNHLIHKSDTATISQLTALLTSELPESKMYVLDALKSMLSVVPFSDMLREGSASNDAIETMIKLMSSAKEETQANSASALAAIFHSRKDLRESALALKTLLSAIKLLHGDSEKILVESSRCMAAILLSIKENRDVAIAAREALPTLISLSNSSVLEVAEQGMCALANLILDSEVSEKVIVEDIILSATRILREGTVSGKTLAAAAIARLLSRHQINSALTDSVNRAGTVLALVSLLESADGRSDAISEALDALAIFSRARVIGNVKPAWVVLAESPSSMAPIVSSIVSVANPSLQDKAIEVLSRLCRDQPIVLGNMVNNARDCVSSIAKRVINSRDPKIKIGGAAIIICAAKVDDQRMIENLNETQLCAKFVQALVRILDSPSVQDQDKDERDNIFICIHPKEKEEDEEEEEATESREGSTGVTLLSGDNLAIWLLSVLSCHDEKSRAVILESEGIELITDRIGNRFLQADDGEDTNIWVCALLLAILFQDREITRANATMKAVPVLSNLVKSEEYADRYFAAQALASLVCNGSRGTLLSVANSGAAAGFISLLGCSDDDIKELLQLSQEFMLVRYPDQVALERLFRVEDIRVGATSRKAIPLLVELLKPIPDRPGAPLLALNLLTLLAGDCTQNMIVMVESGALEGLSKYLSLGPQDEQEEAATVLLGILFSSAEIRRHESAFGAVSQLVAVLRLGGRGARYSAAKALDSLFTADHIRNAESSRQAVQPLVEILSTGSEREQHAAIAALVRLLSDNPSRALAVADVEMNAVDVLCRILSSNCSMELKGDAAELCYVLFANTRIRSTVAAARCVEPLVSLLVSEFSPAQHSVVRALDKLVDDEQLAELVAAHGAVVPLVGLLYGRNYVLHEAISRALVKLGKDRPACKLEMVKAGVIDCVLDILHEAPDFLCAAFSELLRILTNNATIAKGQSAAKVVEPLFNLLTRLEFGPDGQHSALQVLVNILEHPQCRADYTLNPHQVIEPLIPLLDSTSPAVQQLAAELLSHLLLEEHLQKDPLTQLAIGPLIHVLGSGIHLLQQRAVKALVSIALTWPNEIAKEGGVSELSKVILQADPSLSNVLWESAASILVVILQFSSEFYLEVPVAVLVRLLRSASENTVVGALNTLLVLESDDGTSAESMAESGAIEALLDLLRSHQCEDTAARLLEVLLNNVKIRDSKATKTAILPLSQYLLDPQTQAQQARLLATLALGDLFQNEALARSTDAASACRALVNVLEEQPTEEMKVVAICALQNLVMYSRSNKRAVAEAGGVQVVLDLISSSDPDTSVQAAMFVKLLFSNHTVQEYASSETVRAITAAIEKDLWATGTVNDEYLKALNSLFNNFPRLRATEPATLSIPHLVTSLKTGSEATQEAALDALFLLRQAWSACPAEVSRAQSVAAADAIPLLQYLIQSGPPRFQEKAEFLLQCLPGTLVVTIKRGNNMKQSVGNPSVFCKITLGNTPPRQTKVISTGPNPEWDESFSWSFESPPKGQKLHISCKNKSKMGKSSFGKVTIQIDRVVMLGAVAGEYSLLPESKSGPRNLEIEFQWSNK